From one Tetragenococcus osmophilus genomic stretch:
- a CDS encoding amino acid ABC transporter ATP-binding protein, whose protein sequence is MINIQNLHKTFGENQVLKGIDLTIDSGEVVVVIGPSGSGKSTFLRCLNLLEQPTADTLSFEGKDLLAEKNNIDELRQKMGMVFQNFNLFPHMTVLENITISPIKVKGESTAEAEKKAYDLLQLVGLNDKAQSYPASLSGGQEQRVAIARALAMDPDVMLFDEPTSALDPEMVGEVLSVMKTLAQEGMTMVVVSHEMGFAREVADRVIFMDEGVIQEEGQPEEIFNLPKNERTQSFLKKVL, encoded by the coding sequence GTGATTAATATTCAAAATTTGCATAAAACTTTTGGCGAAAACCAAGTGCTAAAAGGGATCGATCTAACTATTGATTCAGGTGAAGTCGTGGTTGTTATTGGTCCTTCAGGTAGTGGGAAAAGTACATTTCTACGTTGCTTAAATTTATTAGAACAGCCTACCGCAGATACTCTTTCTTTTGAAGGAAAAGATCTCTTAGCAGAAAAAAACAATATTGATGAATTACGTCAAAAAATGGGGATGGTATTTCAAAACTTTAATTTATTTCCTCATATGACAGTTTTAGAAAATATTACAATTAGTCCCATAAAAGTAAAGGGAGAAAGTACAGCTGAAGCCGAGAAAAAAGCTTATGACTTATTACAATTAGTTGGGCTAAATGATAAAGCACAAAGTTATCCAGCCAGTCTTTCTGGTGGACAAGAACAAAGGGTTGCCATCGCCAGAGCCTTAGCGATGGACCCTGATGTGATGTTATTTGATGAGCCAACTTCTGCTTTAGACCCAGAAATGGTAGGAGAAGTTCTTTCAGTAATGAAAACTTTAGCACAAGAAGGCATGACCATGGTTGTAGTCAGCCACGAAATGGGATTTGCTAGAGAAGTAGCTGATCGTGTGATTTTTATGGATGAGGGTGTCATTCAAGAAGAAGGACAACCTGAAGAAATCTTTAACCTTCCTAAAAATGAACGGACACAAAGCTTTCTCAAAAAAGTGTTATAA
- a CDS encoding ABC transporter permease subunit (The N-terminal region of this protein, as described by TIGR01726, is a three transmembrane segment that identifies a subfamily of ABC transporter permease subunits, which specificities that include histidine, arginine, glutamine, glutamate, L-cystine (sic), the opines (in Agrobacterium) octopine and nopaline, etc.) has product MEKFKKMVFLLLPFLILFAQFFPTVQAAAEEEEEDERYDAIMERGELVVGLSADYAPYEFHATVDGEDEIVGFDISIAQKIADDMGVDLHVEELGFDALLGALKTGKIDLIISGMTPTPERLQEVDFSDPYMNAQQRLVVREEDQDEYTDVNQFNGVPIGVQKQTTQEELAESELEGSQITSLQKIPDVVMNLKNEKIDGAILEGPVAEAYVGENDDLAFSDLEFEEGDKQSAVALPKDSPVLLENINNSIQTINEENLLDDYQEEANSLMFDDEQNFFTEYYPYYLSGTGYTILLALIGVLFGIILGTIFALMKLSSIKLLRALASIYIEYVRGTPLLVQIFIVYFGTGMLGFDLSRFVAGCIALSLNSAAYVAEIIRAGINGVNKGQMEAGRSLGMNRIQAMRYVIFPQAIKNILPALGNELVTVIKESSVISVIGVSELIFQAGNVQGASFKPFLPYLIVSLIYFVLTFTLSRLLGLAERKLKSSD; this is encoded by the coding sequence ATGGAAAAGTTTAAAAAGATGGTTTTCTTGTTGTTACCGTTTCTGATATTGTTTGCTCAATTCTTTCCAACGGTGCAAGCGGCCGCCGAAGAAGAGGAAGAAGACGAACGTTATGATGCTATTATGGAGCGTGGGGAGTTAGTCGTCGGTCTTTCTGCTGATTATGCCCCTTATGAGTTTCATGCTACAGTAGATGGCGAAGACGAAATTGTAGGATTTGATATTTCTATTGCCCAAAAAATCGCAGACGATATGGGAGTAGATCTTCATGTCGAAGAGTTAGGTTTTGACGCTTTATTAGGAGCTTTAAAGACGGGTAAAATTGACTTAATTATTTCTGGAATGACGCCCACGCCTGAACGCTTGCAAGAAGTAGATTTCTCTGATCCCTATATGAACGCCCAGCAACGTTTAGTTGTGCGAGAAGAAGATCAAGACGAATATACGGATGTTAATCAATTTAATGGTGTACCTATTGGTGTTCAAAAACAGACTACCCAAGAAGAACTAGCTGAATCCGAATTAGAAGGTTCTCAAATTACTTCATTACAAAAAATACCTGACGTTGTGATGAATTTAAAAAATGAAAAAATTGATGGTGCTATACTTGAAGGACCAGTGGCCGAGGCCTATGTAGGAGAAAATGATGATTTAGCCTTTTCCGATTTAGAATTTGAAGAAGGAGATAAACAATCAGCGGTGGCACTACCTAAAGATTCTCCTGTCCTTCTTGAAAATATTAATAATTCTATTCAAACAATTAATGAGGAAAACTTGTTAGATGATTACCAAGAAGAAGCTAATAGTTTAATGTTTGATGATGAACAAAATTTCTTTACTGAATATTATCCTTATTATCTTTCAGGAACTGGTTATACTATCCTTCTAGCTTTAATAGGTGTCCTTTTTGGAATTATTTTAGGTACTATTTTTGCATTGATGAAGCTATCATCTATAAAATTATTAAGAGCCTTAGCTTCAATTTATATTGAATATGTACGCGGGACGCCTTTACTAGTACAAATCTTTATTGTTTATTTTGGTACTGGAATGCTTGGCTTTGACCTTTCACGCTTTGTTGCTGGTTGTATTGCTTTGTCCTTAAATAGTGCTGCCTATGTAGCAGAGATCATTCGTGCAGGTATTAACGGTGTTAATAAAGGGCAAATGGAAGCAGGCCGTTCGCTTGGCATGAATCGTATACAGGCTATGCGTTATGTTATTTTCCCGCAAGCTATTAAAAATATTCTACCAGCTTTAGGTAACGAACTTGTTACTGTTATTAAAGAATCCTCTGTTATTTCAGTTATCGGTGTTTCCGAATTGATTTTCCAAGCTGGTAATGTTCAAGGAGCAAGCTTTAAGCCGTTTCTACCTTATCTAATTGTCTCATTAATTTATTTTGTATTAACATTTACGCTCTCCCGTCTTTTGGGGTTAGCAGAAAGGAAGTTGAAGTCGAGTGATTAA
- a CDS encoding WD40/YVTN/BNR-like repeat-containing protein: protein MKKFFLGMENELLIIKKAPEGYAYFSCLEGKHPTCIVVDPQNENVIYCGTDKDGLLKSEDGGKSWENIGNKTSLEIESKTITALAINPFKKINGNSVIYVGTEPSMLYYSNDKGETWQEFTGIQSLPSKKSWSFPPRPTTHHVRFITTSYSNEDYLGVAIEAGAFIYTTNQGETWNDRPEDSPIDIHTLLTHPKSPKKLYAACGDGIYNKAHSYAESNDEGQSWQYKSSGLENHPYAYHLAISSNDPSDQIISAAKSPSAAHSIYKYSAVYRKQGEASWVDISEGLPENHSSNHHLAADPTDFGAFYAMNNYGIYHLASGASKWEKLELDWQEKYVNQRPSCFLIEED, encoded by the coding sequence ATGAAAAAATTTTTCCTAGGTATGGAAAATGAATTACTTATAATTAAAAAAGCCCCAGAAGGATATGCGTATTTTTCTTGTTTGGAAGGAAAACATCCCACCTGTATAGTAGTTGATCCACAAAATGAAAACGTTATCTACTGTGGTACAGATAAAGATGGGCTTTTAAAAAGTGAAGATGGTGGAAAAAGTTGGGAAAATATTGGAAACAAAACGTCCTTAGAAATTGAGTCAAAAACAATTACCGCTCTTGCTATAAATCCTTTTAAAAAGATAAATGGAAATTCAGTTATTTATGTAGGAACAGAACCTAGTATGCTTTATTATTCGAATGACAAAGGAGAAACATGGCAGGAATTCACTGGCATTCAATCGCTACCATCTAAAAAAAGTTGGAGTTTTCCGCCACGCCCAACAACTCATCACGTGCGTTTTATTACAACGAGTTATTCTAATGAAGATTATCTAGGTGTTGCTATCGAAGCGGGAGCTTTTATTTATACTACAAATCAAGGAGAGACTTGGAATGATCGCCCTGAAGATAGCCCTATTGATATTCATACCTTACTTACTCATCCGAAGTCTCCGAAGAAACTTTACGCAGCTTGCGGGGATGGTATCTACAATAAAGCTCATTCCTATGCAGAAAGTAACGATGAAGGACAAAGTTGGCAATATAAAAGTAGCGGGTTAGAAAATCATCCTTATGCTTATCATCTAGCAATTAGTTCCAATGATCCTTCTGATCAAATTATTTCAGCTGCGAAAAGTCCTTCTGCTGCCCATAGTATTTATAAATACTCAGCTGTCTATCGTAAACAAGGAGAAGCTTCATGGGTTGATATAAGCGAAGGCTTACCAGAAAATCATTCTTCTAACCATCATTTAGCTGCTGATCCAACGGATTTTGGGGCTTTTTATGCAATGAATAATTATGGGATTTATCATTTAGCCAGTGGTGCTTCCAAGTGGGAAAAACTTGAGCTAGATTGGCAGGAAAAATATGTAAATCAACGCCCTTCGTGTTTTTTAATTGAAGAAGACTAA
- a CDS encoding DNA-3-methyladenine glycosylase I, with product MTVRCDWALTSPLMQDYHDNEWGKPSHNDDKLYEMLVLESMQAGLSWSTVLEKRENFRKAFDQFDYTKVAYYDEAKIDELLADPGIIRNRLKIHAAIKNAQMVLSIQKDYDSFASYIWSFFENQPLVNYWESSSEIPASTDLSKQISKDLKKQGFKFVGPTIIYSFMQAIGMINDHVVSCSFK from the coding sequence ATGACAGTTCGTTGTGATTGGGCTTTAACAAGCCCACTAATGCAAGACTATCATGATAATGAATGGGGAAAACCAAGCCATAATGACGATAAGCTTTATGAGATGTTAGTACTAGAAAGTATGCAAGCCGGTCTAAGTTGGTCTACTGTATTAGAAAAAAGAGAAAATTTTCGAAAAGCCTTCGATCAATTTGATTATACCAAGGTGGCTTATTATGATGAAGCCAAAATAGATGAATTATTAGCAGACCCAGGAATCATACGTAATCGTTTAAAGATACATGCAGCTATAAAAAATGCACAAATGGTGTTGTCTATTCAAAAAGACTATGATAGCTTTGCGTCTTATATCTGGTCGTTTTTTGAAAACCAGCCTTTAGTAAATTATTGGGAATCTTCTAGTGAAATTCCAGCTTCTACTGATTTATCCAAACAGATCAGCAAAGACTTAAAAAAACAGGGTTTTAAATTTGTAGGCCCTACGATCATTTATTCTTTTATGCAAGCTATCGGAATGATTAATGATCATGTAGTTAGTTGCTCTTTTAAATAA
- a CDS encoding diacylglycerol kinase, with protein MERARVIYNPTSGKELMKRNLADILAVLEKAGYEASAYATTPVPYSATNEARRAGQAGFDLVVAAGGDGTINEVVNGLAPLEKRPKMAIIPGGTTNDYARALKIPRDNVKAAAEVILKNQTVNMDVGKTPDNYFINIAAGGHLTELTYEVPSDLKRVFGYLAYLAKGAELLPQIRPIKMHLKFDEGEYDGKASMFFLGLTNSVGGFEQIVPDAKLDDGKFSLIIVKTANIFEILHLVAIMLRSGKHVEDPRVIYTKTSKLEVSVPQSQKRLMINLDGEYGGEAPMTFENLHQHIEMYADVDKIPNSAVSTAEDLERISEGFIKEVERLNDEEIDEDKKD; from the coding sequence ATGGAAAGAGCGCGGGTAATTTATAATCCAACTTCAGGAAAAGAATTGATGAAAAGAAATTTAGCGGATATTTTAGCTGTCCTTGAAAAGGCAGGGTATGAAGCGAGTGCTTATGCAACTACCCCAGTTCCATATTCTGCTACCAATGAAGCAAGACGAGCCGGACAAGCGGGCTTTGATTTAGTCGTGGCTGCTGGAGGAGATGGGACCATTAACGAAGTCGTTAATGGTTTAGCTCCTTTAGAAAAACGGCCTAAAATGGCAATTATTCCAGGTGGTACTACAAATGATTATGCTCGAGCATTAAAAATTCCGCGGGATAATGTAAAAGCTGCAGCTGAGGTGATTTTAAAAAATCAGACGGTTAATATGGATGTAGGCAAAACGCCCGATAATTATTTTATCAATATCGCAGCTGGTGGTCATTTAACTGAATTAACTTATGAAGTTCCTTCAGATTTGAAGCGAGTTTTCGGTTATTTAGCTTATTTAGCTAAGGGCGCAGAATTATTACCACAAATTAGACCTATTAAAATGCATTTAAAGTTTGATGAAGGTGAATATGACGGGAAAGCTTCTATGTTTTTCTTAGGACTAACCAATTCTGTTGGTGGATTTGAGCAAATTGTTCCTGACGCTAAACTTGATGATGGTAAATTCTCTTTAATTATCGTAAAAACGGCAAATATTTTTGAAATTTTACATCTTGTAGCAATTATGCTTCGAAGTGGTAAACACGTGGAAGATCCGCGAGTAATATATACTAAAACGTCGAAATTAGAGGTTTCAGTTCCACAGTCGCAAAAACGTCTTATGATTAATTTGGATGGAGAATATGGGGGAGAGGCGCCCATGACTTTTGAAAACTTACATCAACATATTGAAATGTATGCTGATGTAGATAAAATTCCTAATAGCGCTGTTTCTACTGCGGAAGATTTAGAAAGAATCAGTGAAGGTTTTATTAAAGAAGTAGAACGTTTGAATGACGAAGAAATCGATGAAGATAAAAAAGATTAA
- a CDS encoding ComE operon protein 2 has product MVDKRIPWDQYFMAQSLLLSLRSTCTRLEVGASLVKDRRIIAGGYNGSVSGDKHCIDEGCYLVDGHCIRTIHAEMNALLQCAKLGISTEGAEIYVTHFPCLQCTKALLQAGVKTIHYLNNYHNDSYALELIQQVGGSVHQVTLEPHYFEKLSFGQLNEQQP; this is encoded by the coding sequence ATGGTAGACAAACGAATTCCTTGGGATCAATATTTTATGGCTCAGTCTTTACTTTTATCTTTAAGAAGTACTTGTACACGACTTGAAGTTGGAGCTAGTTTAGTTAAGGATCGGCGAATTATTGCTGGAGGATATAATGGTTCTGTTTCTGGAGATAAGCATTGTATCGATGAAGGCTGTTATCTGGTTGATGGGCATTGTATCCGTACAATTCATGCAGAAATGAATGCTTTATTACAATGCGCTAAATTAGGAATTTCAACTGAAGGCGCAGAAATTTATGTCACGCATTTTCCTTGTTTACAATGTACGAAAGCATTATTACAAGCAGGCGTGAAAACAATTCATTACCTTAATAACTATCATAATGACTCTTACGCATTAGAATTAATTCAACAAGTAGGAGGAAGTGTTCATCAAGTGACGCTTGAACCTCATTACTTTGAAAAATTGTCTTTTGGCCAACTGAATGAGCAACAGCCTTGA
- a CDS encoding SDR family oxidoreductase encodes MNVLVIGAHGSVGNLVVDKLQENSQHTPIAMVRKKEQQESFQNQGVKTVLADLEDPIDTLVQAASGADAIVFAAGSGGSTGADKTMFVDLDGAVKSVEAAKKANIDRFVIVSAMGSQQWLEPHPEWLEKLGPYYPAKFYADQWLKNSGLNYTIVRPGLLSDDEAKDKIQVADTPDAFGDQTDITRSDVAQIVVESLANEHTKKKEFDVVNGDTKISEALDQL; translated from the coding sequence ATGAACGTATTAGTTATTGGCGCACATGGTAGCGTTGGCAATTTAGTTGTAGACAAACTACAAGAAAATAGCCAACATACTCCAATTGCAATGGTACGTAAAAAAGAGCAACAAGAAAGCTTTCAAAACCAAGGAGTAAAAACTGTTCTAGCTGATTTGGAAGATCCTATTGATACACTTGTACAAGCAGCTTCAGGAGCAGATGCCATCGTATTTGCTGCTGGGTCCGGTGGTAGTACAGGGGCAGACAAAACGATGTTTGTTGATTTAGATGGCGCTGTAAAATCTGTAGAAGCGGCCAAAAAAGCTAACATTGATCGATTTGTTATTGTAAGCGCAATGGGTAGTCAACAATGGCTTGAACCACATCCAGAATGGCTAGAAAAATTAGGTCCTTACTATCCTGCAAAATTTTACGCAGACCAATGGTTAAAAAATAGTGGGTTAAATTATACAATTGTTCGTCCAGGGCTTCTTTCAGATGATGAAGCTAAAGACAAAATCCAAGTGGCAGATACACCTGATGCATTTGGCGATCAAACAGATATCACTCGTAGTGATGTGGCTCAAATTGTTGTCGAAAGTTTAGCTAACGAACATACAAAGAAAAAAGAATTTGATGTAGTAAATGGCGATACCAAAATCAGCGAAGCTTTAGATCAACTATAA
- a CDS encoding HAD-IA family hydrolase, with translation MFNTFIWDFDGTLFNTYPMIVQGYMLALKDYGIESSKEEIYRLLKEYSSAAIAKKFQVDFTELSDNAKLHEEKSTYLPKSFSGAKKVLQAVVRKQKRNIILTHRKQDSTQLLLEKEQLDDLISEIVGPENEFPRKPDPTALQYLLDKYSLDPKKTVMIGDRALDVDAGKNAGVHTLFFDNENLLHNIQADHRVTTMQEIERFV, from the coding sequence TTGTTTAATACATTTATTTGGGATTTTGATGGGACATTGTTTAACACGTATCCCATGATTGTACAAGGTTACATGTTAGCCTTGAAGGATTATGGAATAGAAAGTAGCAAAGAAGAGATCTATCGTTTATTAAAAGAATATTCTTCAGCTGCAATCGCTAAAAAATTTCAAGTAGATTTTACTGAACTATCGGATAATGCTAAATTGCATGAAGAAAAATCTACTTATCTTCCTAAAAGTTTTTCAGGAGCGAAAAAAGTTTTACAAGCGGTGGTAAGAAAACAAAAAAGAAATATCATTCTAACTCATCGTAAACAAGATTCCACTCAGCTTTTATTAGAAAAAGAACAATTAGATGATCTAATTAGCGAGATTGTTGGTCCGGAAAATGAATTTCCCAGGAAACCTGATCCAACAGCATTGCAATATTTATTGGATAAATATTCATTAGATCCTAAAAAAACCGTAATGATCGGTGATCGTGCACTTGATGTAGATGCAGGAAAAAATGCTGGAGTTCATACTTTGTTTTTTGACAATGAAAATTTACTCCATAATATCCAAGCAGACCATCGCGTGACGACTATGCAAGAAATAGAAAGATTTGTTTAA
- a CDS encoding GNAT family N-acetyltransferase has product MEYKVREMKETDWKAVYDIYYQGMKSNLATFKVERPTYKEFDQERLQKGRFVLLDNEKVIGWTTLKQAYTIPEYRGVAEVSIYIANDYKGKGAGSTLLNHLIVFSEKAGFWTLEADIFANNYGSQRLHEKSGFRKVGYREKLGKDQYGKWRDTVLMERRSKKVGRD; this is encoded by the coding sequence ATGGAATACAAAGTACGGGAAATGAAAGAAACAGATTGGAAAGCAGTATATGATATTTATTACCAAGGAATGAAGAGTAATTTAGCGACATTTAAAGTAGAAAGGCCTACTTATAAAGAATTTGATCAGGAACGATTACAAAAAGGCCGATTTGTTTTATTGGATAATGAAAAAGTCATTGGTTGGACGACTTTAAAACAAGCATACACAATACCAGAATATAGAGGTGTTGCTGAAGTTAGCATATATATAGCAAATGATTATAAAGGAAAAGGGGCGGGGTCTACTTTGTTAAATCATTTAATTGTTTTTTCAGAAAAAGCTGGATTTTGGACATTAGAAGCAGATATTTTTGCTAATAATTATGGTAGCCAACGTCTACATGAAAAAAGTGGCTTTCGTAAAGTAGGTTACCGTGAAAAACTAGGAAAAGATCAGTATGGAAAATGGCGAGATACTGTATTGATGGAACGTAGAAGTAAAAAAGTCGGTCGCGATTAA
- a CDS encoding pyridoxal phosphate-dependent aminotransferase — translation MDRYNLAKKYQEPAENIMMDIGTLAKSKTDLIDLSIGDPDLDTDKRIIDQAFADAKDGHTHYTASDGSTAFIQAVIDHYKNLYHLDFAPSQVRATVGAMHGMYLTLLAILDPGDEVIIHEPYFPPYKEQIELAGGVPVTVPTYEKDGFQLEEDKLKQAITKKTKAVIINSPNNPTGAVFSKETFEKIADIAIAQDLFILSDEIYEALVFNDHFTPMATFAPENTITFSGFSKSFAMTGWRIGYMIAPTYISETAKLINENITYSAPSISQQAGIYALNHANELIPEVTGVFKERLEYVKKRVDAINFLHLGEVEGTMYAFINVADTQLDATTFSKRLLDEAKVLVVPGNAFGTTVGSKHVRLAVTQKMSVLKEAFDRIEQMSIETT, via the coding sequence ATGGATCGCTATAACTTAGCTAAGAAATATCAAGAACCAGCCGAAAATATTATGATGGATATTGGAACATTAGCTAAAAGTAAAACAGATTTAATTGATTTATCCATCGGAGATCCAGATTTAGATACTGACAAACGCATAATCGATCAAGCTTTTGCAGATGCTAAAGATGGCCACACACACTATACTGCTTCAGATGGCAGTACAGCATTTATCCAAGCGGTAATTGATCACTATAAAAATCTTTATCATTTGGATTTTGCTCCCAGCCAAGTACGAGCAACAGTAGGTGCTATGCATGGGATGTATTTAACACTTTTAGCTATACTTGACCCAGGTGATGAAGTTATTATTCATGAGCCTTATTTTCCTCCTTATAAAGAACAAATTGAATTAGCCGGGGGCGTTCCTGTTACTGTGCCTACCTATGAAAAAGATGGCTTTCAACTAGAGGAAGATAAATTAAAACAAGCTATCACAAAGAAAACCAAAGCTGTTATCATTAACTCTCCCAATAACCCGACTGGGGCAGTTTTTTCTAAGGAGACATTTGAAAAAATCGCAGACATTGCTATTGCACAGGATCTATTTATCCTTTCTGATGAAATCTATGAAGCATTAGTTTTTAATGATCATTTTACGCCTATGGCTACTTTTGCTCCTGAAAATACAATTACTTTTAGTGGTTTCTCAAAATCATTTGCTATGACAGGATGGCGAATTGGTTATATGATTGCGCCAACATATATAAGTGAAACAGCTAAATTAATCAATGAAAATATCACTTATTCTGCGCCTTCTATCTCTCAACAAGCTGGCATTTATGCGTTAAATCATGCGAATGAACTTATTCCAGAGGTCACAGGTGTCTTTAAAGAACGGCTTGAATATGTAAAAAAACGTGTAGATGCTATTAATTTCCTTCACTTAGGTGAAGTAGAAGGGACAATGTATGCCTTCATTAACGTTGCTGATACACAATTAGACGCAACTACTTTTTCTAAGCGTCTATTAGACGAAGCTAAAGTGCTGGTGGTCCCAGGAAATGCTTTTGGGACTACAGTGGGTAGTAAACACGTACGCTTAGCTGTAACACAAAAAATGTCTGTATTAAAAGAAGCTTTTGACCGAATTGAACAAATGTCTATTGAAACAACGTAA
- a CDS encoding helix-hairpin-helix domain-containing protein, with product MPLKDHIKKFLPLIIAIFILLLVLLFYLIQNTDKTTAWQEEETTEVYEQETTKTEEMTKTTSEKIIVDIKGEVQKPGVYELEGDARVKEVVLKAGGLTKQAEEKQLNLAEKLQDQQMIYVPNKKEAQDMEVVETEKDNNTEEKMVDINAADLTELQELSGIGPAKAQAIIDYREENGPFKEVDELNEISGFGEKTVEKLRESIKI from the coding sequence GTGCCATTAAAAGACCATATTAAAAAATTTTTACCGCTTATAATTGCGATTTTTATTTTATTATTAGTTTTGCTGTTTTATTTAATACAAAACACAGATAAAACGACAGCTTGGCAAGAAGAAGAAACGACAGAAGTATATGAACAGGAGACTACTAAGACTGAGGAAATGACCAAAACAACTTCTGAAAAAATTATTGTAGACATAAAAGGAGAAGTACAAAAGCCTGGCGTTTATGAGCTTGAAGGGGATGCACGAGTAAAAGAAGTTGTTCTAAAAGCCGGAGGACTAACAAAACAAGCAGAGGAAAAACAGTTAAACTTAGCTGAAAAATTACAAGACCAACAAATGATTTATGTGCCTAATAAAAAAGAAGCACAAGATATGGAAGTAGTAGAAACAGAAAAAGATAATAATACTGAAGAAAAAATGGTGGATATTAACGCAGCCGATTTAACTGAATTACAGGAACTAAGCGGTATTGGACCAGCAAAAGCTCAAGCAATTATTGATTATCGAGAAGAAAATGGTCCTTTTAAAGAAGTGGATGAATTAAATGAAATTTCAGGATTTGGGGAAAAGACTGTTGAAAAATTGCGTGAGTCCATTAAAATATAG
- the rlmD gene encoding 23S rRNA (uracil(1939)-C(5))-methyltransferase RlmD has translation MMEAIPVKKNQELEMTIVDLSHLGMGVAKIDGYPIFIENALPQEKVQVKIVKVGKKFGFGKMLSIIQTSPYRQTVENKDLIRTGIAPLSHLQYEQQLKFKQNQVENVLAKVAKMPEIHVEETIGSSFAFGYRNKAQIPVRKIDGILQTGFYRKNSHELVPLDHFYIQDPAIDAAIVIIREILQQFEVKAYNEREHSGFLRHIVIRRGSYSHEMMVVLVTRKKHFPQGEKIAQKIQEKLPEVVSIIQNINFKQTNVILGEEERLLLGRSFIYDQLFDKTFRISAKSFYQVNTPQAEVLYQKAFDLASLKQTDTVVDAYSGIGTIGLSLADKVAQVYGMEVTPQAVTDAQKNAKINEIDNAAYVVGKAETVMPKWKEEGIKPNVIFVDPPRKGLDQTFIETACDMDPEKIVYISCNPATMARDLQIFADKGYYTDNIQPVDLFPQTHHVETVMALKKR, from the coding sequence ATAATGGAAGCTATTCCAGTGAAAAAGAATCAGGAACTAGAAATGACAATCGTTGATTTATCTCATTTAGGTATGGGAGTTGCTAAAATCGACGGATACCCTATTTTTATTGAAAATGCTTTACCACAAGAAAAGGTGCAAGTAAAAATTGTCAAAGTGGGGAAAAAATTTGGCTTTGGAAAAATGCTCTCCATTATCCAAACGAGTCCCTATCGACAAACAGTGGAAAATAAAGACTTGATACGAACTGGAATTGCTCCTCTTAGTCACTTACAATACGAGCAGCAGTTAAAATTTAAACAAAATCAAGTAGAAAATGTATTAGCTAAAGTGGCGAAAATGCCGGAAATACACGTTGAAGAAACAATAGGTAGTTCTTTTGCCTTTGGCTATCGTAATAAAGCCCAAATTCCAGTGCGTAAAATCGATGGGATATTGCAAACCGGGTTTTATCGTAAAAATAGTCATGAATTAGTTCCTCTTGATCATTTTTATATTCAAGATCCAGCAATTGACGCGGCTATTGTAATTATTCGTGAGATATTGCAACAATTTGAAGTAAAAGCCTATAATGAAAGGGAGCATAGCGGATTTTTACGTCATATTGTTATTCGACGTGGTTCTTATTCTCATGAAATGATGGTCGTGCTTGTAACTCGTAAAAAGCACTTTCCGCAAGGGGAAAAGATCGCACAAAAGATTCAGGAAAAATTACCTGAAGTTGTTTCCATTATTCAAAATATTAATTTTAAGCAAACAAATGTCATTTTGGGAGAAGAAGAACGTCTTTTATTAGGACGTAGCTTTATTTATGATCAACTGTTTGATAAAACTTTTCGTATTTCTGCTAAATCCTTTTATCAAGTAAATACACCACAGGCAGAAGTTTTATATCAAAAAGCGTTTGATTTGGCTAGCTTAAAGCAAACAGATACTGTCGTAGATGCTTATTCAGGCATTGGGACAATTGGGCTTTCATTAGCTGATAAAGTAGCTCAAGTATACGGGATGGAGGTAACTCCGCAAGCTGTAACAGATGCGCAAAAAAATGCTAAGATCAATGAAATTGATAATGCCGCATACGTGGTAGGTAAAGCCGAAACAGTGATGCCTAAATGGAAAGAAGAAGGAATAAAACCTAACGTCATCTTTGTCGATCCACCACGCAAAGGGTTAGATCAAACATTTATTGAAACAGCCTGTGATATGGATCCGGAAAAAATTGTCTATATTTCTTGTAATCCAGCTACAATGGCTAGAGACTTGCAAATTTTTGCAGACAAGGGTTATTACACAGATAATATTCAACCAGTGGATCTATTTCCTCAGACTCATCACGTGGAAACAGTTATGGCTCTAAAGAAGCGTTAA